The Candidatus Polarisedimenticolaceae bacterium genome window below encodes:
- a CDS encoding VIT family protein, translating to MPRHLERHRSEHIGWLRAAVLGANDGLISTSSLVVGIAAAATTREPVLLAASAGLVAGALSMAAGEYVSVSSQADTEEADLARERRELAEEPEAERRELAGIYVGRGLSPALAAQVADQLMAHDALGAHARDELGLSDITKARPIQAALASAAAFAAGAALPLLLTLLLPVSWISRAIAVSTLVLLVALGAIAARLGGAAAWRGALRVAFWGAVAMGCTALLGRLFGTVL from the coding sequence ATGCCACGACACCTCGAGCGTCATCGCAGCGAGCACATCGGATGGCTTCGCGCCGCGGTGCTCGGGGCGAACGACGGGCTGATCTCGACGAGCAGCCTCGTCGTCGGGATCGCGGCGGCCGCGACGACACGCGAGCCGGTCCTCCTCGCCGCCTCGGCGGGTCTCGTCGCCGGCGCGCTCTCGATGGCGGCCGGCGAGTACGTCTCGGTCAGCTCCCAGGCGGACACCGAGGAGGCCGATCTCGCGCGAGAGCGTCGCGAGCTGGCGGAAGAGCCGGAGGCGGAGCGCCGGGAGCTGGCGGGGATCTACGTGGGTCGAGGCCTGAGCCCCGCGCTCGCGGCGCAGGTCGCGGACCAGCTCATGGCGCACGACGCGCTCGGGGCACACGCACGCGACGAGCTGGGCTTGTCCGATATCACGAAGGCCCGACCGATCCAGGCGGCGCTCGCGTCGGCGGCCGCGTTCGCGGCGGGCGCGGCCCTGCCCTTGCTTCTGACCCTGCTCCTGCCCGTCTCCTGGATTTCCCGAGCGATCGCCGTCAGCACGCTCGTTCTTCTCGTCGCGCTCGGCGCCATCGCCGCGCGCCTCGGCGGCGCCGCTGCATGGCGCGGGGCGCTGCGTGTCGCATTCTGGGGCGCCGTGGCGATGGGGTGCACCGCGCTGCTGGGGCGCCTGTTCGGAACGGTCCTCTAG
- a CDS encoding GFA family protein: MLEGECACKAVRYRLNASPIFVHCCHCLNCQRQTGSAFVINILIEHDRVELLRGKPVAIEVPRDDGSKQKIMRCPDCQIALWSYYTRPQLAFVRAGTLDVPSSVKPDVHIFTKSKLPWVVIPPGVPAFEVFYDVKTLWPKESLERAQAATARS; this comes from the coding sequence ATGCTCGAAGGTGAGTGCGCCTGCAAAGCGGTCCGCTACCGGTTGAACGCGAGCCCCATCTTCGTCCACTGCTGCCATTGCCTGAACTGCCAGCGGCAGACCGGCAGCGCCTTCGTCATCAACATCCTCATCGAGCACGACCGGGTGGAGCTGCTGCGCGGCAAGCCGGTGGCGATCGAGGTCCCGCGCGACGACGGCAGCAAGCAGAAGATCATGCGCTGCCCCGATTGCCAGATCGCGCTGTGGAGCTACTACACCCGGCCGCAGCTCGCCTTCGTTCGGGCCGGGACGCTCGACGTGCCGTCGTCGGTGAAGCCGGACGTGCACATCTTCACGAAGTCGAAGTTGCCGTGGGTCGTGATCCCACCCGGCGTCCCCGCGTTCGAAGTGTTCTACGACGTGAAGACGCTGTGGCCGAAGGAGAGCCTCGAGAGGGCGCAGGCGGCGACGGCAAGAAGCTAG
- a CDS encoding sigma-70 family RNA polymerase sigma factor: MESTVVETLVQNHRQFLAFVESRVGSREVAEDILQEAFVRGLARADQLRDEESVVAWFYRSLRNALVDHWRKHAAEGRLFEPEPEQGLDEHAADPELMQTVCACAMSLLDTLKPEYGEALRRVDLDGISVKKFAEENAINPNNASVRLFRARDALRKQVERSCGTCAEHGCFDCTCGG; encoded by the coding sequence GTGGAATCCACCGTCGTCGAAACCCTCGTCCAGAACCACCGGCAGTTCCTCGCCTTCGTTGAGAGCCGGGTCGGATCGCGCGAGGTTGCCGAGGACATCCTTCAGGAGGCTTTCGTCCGCGGTCTCGCGCGCGCCGACCAGCTGCGCGACGAGGAGTCGGTGGTCGCGTGGTTCTACCGCTCGCTCCGCAATGCGCTCGTCGACCATTGGCGCAAGCACGCCGCGGAAGGCCGGCTCTTCGAGCCGGAGCCCGAGCAAGGTCTCGACGAGCACGCCGCCGACCCCGAGCTGATGCAGACCGTCTGCGCCTGCGCGATGTCGCTGCTCGACACGCTCAAGCCGGAGTACGGCGAGGCGCTCCGGCGGGTCGATCTCGACGGCATTTCGGTGAAGAAGTTCGCGGAGGAGAACGCGATCAACCCGAACAACGCCTCGGTGCGCCTGTTCCGTGCGCGGGACGCGCTGCGCAAACAGGTGGAGCGGAGCTGCGGCACGTGCGCCGAGCACGGCTGCTTCGACTGCACCTGCGGAGGCTAG
- a CDS encoding helix-turn-helix transcriptional regulator, which translates to MSRRIFLNLALYASCGGLLLAALRVAEFHYTFVSHSIEIYSAIVAVIFATFGIWLGGTLTKKQPEIIVKEVHVEVPVAGPFVLDEAKVRELQITAREMEILGLVAEGLSNKEIAERVFVSENTVKTHVSRVFEKLGARRRTEAVQIAKASRLIP; encoded by the coding sequence TTGAGCCGCCGAATTTTTCTGAATCTGGCCCTCTATGCCTCCTGCGGCGGCCTTCTCCTCGCTGCGCTGAGGGTGGCGGAGTTCCACTACACCTTCGTCTCGCACTCGATCGAGATCTATTCCGCGATCGTCGCGGTGATCTTCGCGACGTTCGGGATCTGGCTCGGCGGAACGCTCACCAAGAAGCAGCCAGAGATCATCGTCAAGGAAGTCCATGTCGAGGTGCCCGTCGCGGGACCGTTCGTCCTCGACGAGGCCAAGGTGCGCGAGCTTCAAATAACGGCTAGAGAGATGGAGATCCTGGGGCTTGTCGCCGAGGGGCTTTCCAACAAAGAGATCGCGGAGCGGGTCTTCGTGAGCGAGAACACCGTCAAGACTCACGTGAGCCGGGTGTTCGAGAAGCTCGGGGCCAGGCGGCGCACCGAGGCGGTGCAGATCGCGAAGGCGTCGCGGCTGATCCCCTGA
- a CDS encoding DUF4199 domain-containing protein translates to MKKVVIVYGLISGAVAGALMLLTLPFMDKLEGASGYAVGYTAMILSGLLIFFGVRSYRENVGGGTISFGKGFQVGILIALISAVCYVGTWEFIYFKLEPDFCDKHFGAQVERLKASGAPPEKVAEAQQQLEMMKKLLANPVTNASLAFVEPLPVGLLISLISAWVLRRKPA, encoded by the coding sequence ATGAAGAAGGTCGTGATCGTCTACGGACTCATCTCCGGTGCCGTCGCCGGAGCGCTCATGCTCCTGACCCTGCCGTTCATGGACAAGCTCGAGGGGGCCTCGGGCTACGCCGTCGGCTACACCGCGATGATCCTCTCCGGGCTGCTCATCTTCTTCGGCGTACGGTCGTACCGCGAGAACGTCGGCGGGGGGACGATCAGCTTCGGGAAAGGCTTCCAGGTCGGCATCCTGATCGCGCTGATCTCGGCCGTCTGCTACGTGGGGACATGGGAGTTCATCTATTTCAAGCTCGAGCCCGACTTCTGCGACAAGCACTTCGGCGCGCAGGTCGAGCGGCTCAAGGCCTCCGGGGCTCCGCCGGAGAAGGTCGCCGAGGCGCAGCAGCAGCTCGAGATGATGAAGAAGCTGCTCGCGAATCCCGTGACGAACGCATCTCTGGCGTTCGTCGAGCCGCTGCCGGTCGGCCTGCTCATCAGCCTGATCTCGGCGTGGGTCCTGCGCAGGAAACCGGCTTAA